Within the Hevea brasiliensis isolate MT/VB/25A 57/8 chromosome 2, ASM3005281v1, whole genome shotgun sequence genome, the region tagTTCTGTTAGACAAATAGAAATCTGCCATAATAAACCAAATTTTTTAAAGATTCCTTCAGTTCACTTTATTTACATGTTAATCAAACAAATTAAGCGCAAAGACAATATTATCTAATAATAATAAGACCAGCTTCTTAAACTTCTAAGTGGAAAGGAAAGGGGGGCACAAGAAAAAACATAAAGATGTCAAGTAAAACAAAggaagataaaataaaaaagtaatacCTTTCTGAAGGAACCGAGCATCAAGAAGATATTTCCACTTTCAACCAAAGCAAAAACTCTTGTATCATCCAATTCAATGGCGCGCCCATAGGACTGATTAAATGGTGACAAGTTGGTAAAGAATAAACCAAGTAAGAACCTCATACAGAATCTAAATTCAACTACACCATGTAAACACCATGGTTCACCAAAAGAAGATGGTGGCTTTGTAGAGCATGGACATGATTTAGAGACCAAGGCTAAGACAAGTTTACCATGATTGGTTTGTGTCCAATGAGTATTTTTTGTTGGCCGGGGCAAAAACAGCAAAGTTAAGTCAAAAGGTTCAAATTCCATGAGGAGTAGTTTTGTTCAATGACTCAAACAAAGGATAAAATTATTTGACAGTGAAAGGTAAGAAAAGAAACAAAAGGAAGTACCTTAGTAGCAGCAGTAAACATGCCAAGTCGCTGGTAGGCAAGACCTAGAGCCTATgcaaaagaggaaagaaagaagactTCTATATATTATATGTAGGGGGAAGGGAGAATAAAGAATCGGAAAGGACCGAGTAGTTTTGCACTTACTTCCCATAAATCAGCACAGGTGGGATAACCTCGAATAGCGTGTTGAAGGTTCCGAACGGCTTCAGACCACCTGCAGTGATGGACGTGGAGGTAACCCAATCTACGGAAAGCCCAAAAAGCCCTGGGTGACTTTTCTGAGGCTTCCTCACAGACTGCCTGCTCCAAGGTCTCCTTTCCAGAATGGTCCAACAGATCACAGAGGGATTCCCCAGACTCAGAATCATCAGGGTTAAGGGTGATGGCCCTCTGGTAACATTTGAGACCCCTCTGAGAATCAGCGGATAAGCGAGAGTAATAATGGCCCAAATATGCGAAAGAGGCAGCGTTATGGGGATTCAATTTGGCAGAAATAACAAAATGTTCGGCCGCTTTGTCCTTGATTTCCTTGGATTGACCTCCTTTTTCCCATAAGAGAAGCCCCTGCAGTATATAAACGAATCTGAGATCAACAATAAGCAATATTGAGAAGCCAGTACGTAAGAAATGAGAAAGAGAATTACGAGATTGAAACGAAGAGAGGGGTCTTCAGGATTGGCTTCTGCAGACTCCTCTAAGTGCTTCAACTGAACTctaaattcttcttcttcttcctcctcctGAAACAAAGCCGCCATTATCTTAATTCCAATAAACAGAAGGCAGCATTGAAATTAAGCaacagaggaaagaaatagaccGTTTTGAACATGATTGGGATTTGAAGAGTGCTAAAACCCTAAAGTCTCTCTTTTTCAAAGCGTGGACAATGGTTTTTGATTATTGGTCAgtgtccaaataaacaaaatgcaaaagCGCGCTTTTGAATATCTGGCCACGTTAGCTTCGGGTCTCACTACGCGCGCCGTATTCCGAGATGTATGCCACATAATTCACTTAATAATCGCTCTTCTTCCGGTTCTGTTTTTAAGTTTCCAATAGAGTAATTTTGGTGTTTATGAGAATTTATATTGTGAATTTGTTCCTGTATTTATTGAGTGAtgtctattttttaaaaaaattgaaattttttattgaaattttacaaTTTATTTGTGAATTCTGTTATATGATTTGGATTTTGACAAACGAGtacgaagagagagagagagagggggcaaAAAATGGGAGGGATGGAAACGGAAATAACGGTGATATATAATTTATTCTTAATATTATAAGAGTTAAgggtaaaataaaaattataaaatattctcCTCGATTGAGCTGCCTTTCTCCCAATCCACCCGCAATACAAGTCTTCTTTTTCCTTCCATTCAACACAGAAAAATTAGCAGTACTTTCAATAATTATGTGATTGTaggattataatttttaaaatatgacataaaattttttaaattttatataataaattttttaaatttttaatattaattttttaattagacactaatataaataattttaatataactcTTAATTAATATTTCTCCCTCCTTAAAttagtgtttaattaaaaaaattaataattaaaaattaaaaaaattttactatataaaattaaaaaattaaaaattttatattatatttttaaattaagacaccgtaatattataattatataaattgcaATTATCAAAAGTTATCTTCCACATGTTGGCAATAATTGCCAACTGCGTCTCCATTGACCATTGCTATGGTATTTTCCAATCCTTGAGAAGAAATATCACATTTTTGCGTGTGGGCtaatcattttaaatatcatTCTTTCAGACACTTTGCACATTagaaacacaaatacatcttacaAAGAAATTGTTCGTAACTTGCATTTCCTTTAAGATACTGAAAATCATTCCATTACTTTTGTACAGCTTAAGATTTTACCGTTACTATGTTTAAAAGATCCTACATGGATAAAGAGATCGTGCGGATCAGACAATTTTATCTCCCTTTGGCAAATTCCCCATGGATCACATACCGAAAGGACGAACTCTGTGGTAACCAGTGGATGTACTTGTCCACCTTTCTTTTCATGCATTTACTCACAGCTTTCCTTTGAGCTTCTGTGAGACACCCACTTATTGACTTCAAGAGCCCATGCATATCCATTGACATATCCTTTGCAAAGTAAGAAAGTATTTTTGGTAGGAAAATCTTTGCCTCCTTATGAATATAGACACTAGCTTGAATGAATTCTCGTTTAGCAAGCTTCAATTCTTGAAAGATATTCTTTGCTGTGTAAACCCGAGCCTGAACTCAAAAGAATGTATCCACTTCAAACAAAGGACTATTGCAAATGAACtgaaaacttacttcaaaactAATCAACATTTAGGAAGATTTATAAAATGAATTTGCAAAAATGTTCTCACCGCAGGGTCAGAATATGCCCCTGAACAAAGTGCAAAATGAACAAGTGGCTCTGGGTATTCTAGGGCATAGACATGACAAGAGCTCCCTGTCTTAGATTTCCTTCCGGGAGAAAACAGAGTTTGCAGCCACTGCATTCATAGCGGGTTAAAAGAGGcaataagaaaatgaaatattTGGGAAGAAGAATAATAATATATGTTTTGCTTTACATAGAATAGGCATGAATAGATATTTAGTTTATACTCTACTGCTGCCATGATGACCAGGTGTTTCTAATCAAACATCATATTAGTCAAATTTCCTTAATCCTCAGCATATAAATGTCAAGGCACCAGTTGATTGCCAAGTGCAGACAACTCGATGCATCTTTCATTTAACACTTTAATCTTGATTTGTGATGCAGCATTTCTTAAAGATGGCCCTGGTGGAGGCAGTAGACATCTTTTGCAGGATTGCTAAGGTTCAAGTACTGTAGTTGTCCGTTCACACCTATGTTTAAGCATAAGAATTGTGGCATTGTTTTCACTGAGAGATTGAAAACTGATACCTAGCGTAGCAAGCTCACATTGATGGAGCTTGCTATCTCGGACTAGTTTTCAAAGAGTCAGATGATAACTTTTTAAACTTATAATTCTGAAACTTGAAGATAACATatttatccaaaaaaaaaaaggaaaagatgcGGTGACCCCCTTCAAAAGAAATGCGAACATAAGTTGTAACCTACTAACCTTACACAAAAAGAAGCTGTCACTATTATTTTAGCATGCATACAACCACTTTACTACCGTTGCTGTTTCAAGACAAACTAATTAATCCCAACACACCAATAGGAGGGGTCAAGAAACTCCAGCCTTGCTTGGTTGTCTACTAGAGGTTGCATTAATCTTGTTCTCAGCTTATGCTTGAGCGGTTAAACAGAACATGCAAATTAAATTCAGCACAAGAGACTTTGCCTACTTCAATCTAACAGAGGGGATGTATTCCCATCATAACACTTCTTAAGACTCTCTGCACACCTATAAACAATTCCCTCACTCGTCCTCCTTGTTACCTTACTAAACCCTTCAAAACAAGACACCTAATCATTCCCTTATCTTGTAACACTAACTTAAGGAACCCAAAGCACCGAGAATATAGGCAGGCCCATCTGAAGCTTGAAATGATTCATAAATTCAGTCACTAAGCTGCAGCATGATTACTTGTTTTTGTTTGTCCCCGTCTTCCATATACTTTTCAAGATGAGGAATGGAACAAAAAGTGGTATAAATGTAAAATTGTACATCCACCACAAACAAATGCTGTTATGTAACCAGGTTCTTACtcacagaaaagaatagaaattagaaaggaaataaagaaagaaagggaagaaggaatagaagaagaagagagaaaagaagaattcTGCATTGTTATTGATTATGGAGTGCCCCATTACTTGTATTTCCCTCCTATTTATACTACCCCTAACTGAGATGCCTATTACAGTTAGCTCATCTTATCTTAGTCAGCTGATTACAGTCAGCTCATCTCATGTCAGTCCACTCATCGCCTTATTCATAATAAATGCACACCTCAATTGTGTTTATAAGCATCCATGGATAATGATTATACAAGTGATATTgggattttaaaaagactagtcatacCGGTTCTGAATAGTGTGACCGAATTCCAAGAATGGAGTTTTGAATTACACAGGCATTTACGCAATGTCCACCAATATTATATGCCGCCTGAAATATGAGAATCACAATGACAACAATTGAACAAGATTTCATGACAAACAATTGGATATATAGGATAGATTCTTCACCTTCAAAATGGAGGCACCTTTTACACAATTATGAGTTCCATATGCTAAATATGCCTGCCAAGAAAATCTCATAAGCACCATCACCTTGTATTTAGAACAATATGAATGGTAATTTCAAAGTGAAGTAAACTTGGATGATAAATCAAGGCTCACAGGTCGTATGGTACAATGCAGGTGAATTAACAATCTATGATACTGAAAGTTTTGTTTGGAGAATTATCAagtgaaattgcatgaaatccTGTCTGtctcataacttttataatattgtGTAAATTTCATATTGTGCAAAATAAACTTTAAAACCATGTGAAGGGGTTGGCATTGACATAAATCCTATATAAGAAATTTCTCAGAATATTGGTTGCTTTGTATGAACCATTTCTATGGTGTTCTATTTTTAGCTATGAATTCATTATTGTGAGCCAAAGTTATAGAAGCTTCAAATTTCTGTAGACATACATACATGCATGACCAATGCATTATGAATGTTAATCCAGAAAGCAATCTTCTCTTCACGCTTCATCTTCCTTGGATCCACCTTCTCAAGACTTCGAACCAATGACCTACACAGCTATAAAAACAAATAAGAATTATGGAAAACCAAACAAGTTTTTATTTTTACAAAAGAGACCAGCACTTAGAAATTTTTCCCCCCCTTTTTGGCTAATGGTAAGGACTGGACACCCCAACTCACACGGATGCCATTTGTTCCTCAACCGTAGCCTAAGACATAATGCCTCTTCCTGACCATTGGAAGGATGGGACTAGAACACAGAATTTTATGCTACCATAAAACCAGTGCAGTCAAAGCTGCAAAATGCACAATATGATAGCTAGGTTGAACCACCTGAAATTTTTAAGCATTGCAGCAGCATAATTGAAACTATTATCATCTAAACATATCTTCAAAACTTCTGTCATTGCAGCATATGGTCCACCCTCTTCTTTCAGCCCTTGATGATGCACTGTGGTGTCCTCACTGTATTGTGGACTCAAATTATCACAAGGATAGCGGGAAGAGAATATACTTGAGGATGACAAAGATGAAGGAGGAGATGACAAACCCCCATGGCTATGAGAGGGGTTAGCAAGTCTGCAGTAAATAGAGGACATGCATTTCATTATGTCTTCAGAGAGTCTATCTGGGATATTAAGGCTATTTACTAAGCAAGAAGCACCAAGGTGATATGCAAGGCTGCGACGACCAGAATCAGCATTCCTCTGGTCCTGCAAATGCATCATAGAGATTGGATGATCACATCTTACGTTatggacataaaaaaaaaagctaaCAGCTTATTACCATGATTGGCAATTACTTAAAGAGAAGTAAGCATGAAAAAGTAACGCAGTTGTATTTCAGAAAGCTAGGTTGTTATGCATTCTTACCCTTGATGTTGTATGTACGCTACTGATGCAACTCTGATCATCTGAACTAGCCCAGCCATGTGCAGGGGAAGTTTGATCATGATAAATTAAATTGCTATTCTCTATATGTGGTCTTAAATTAAAATGTGAC harbors:
- the LOC110669243 gene encoding uncharacterized protein LOC110669243 isoform X1 → MPGANCRSPYSSCPLYPHMSSSSVPDNEMRNNVLNMSPKLSSYRNSRNQLIPRFIQRHFSLKKIVKSGNMLSSEASLNWNSENSEGFTPCVSIPSNGTPTLKSSDALRKEIATLEAEILHLERYLLSLYRTAFEEHMPATLNVPKNHMQYKNGSLSKVPVNQSHFNLRPHIENSNLIYHDQTSPAHGWASSDDQSCISSVHTTSRDQRNADSGRRSLAYHLGASCLVNSLNIPDRLSEDIMKCMSSIYCRLANPSHSHGGLSSPPSSLSSSSIFSSRYPCDNLSPQYSEDTTVHHQGLKEEGGPYAAMTEVLKICLDDNSFNYAAAMLKNFRSLVRSLEKVDPRKMKREEKIAFWINIHNALVMHVMVLMRFSWQAYLAYGTHNCVKGASILKAAYNIGGHCVNACVIQNSILGIRSHYSEPWLQTLFSPGRKSKTGSSCHVYALEYPEPLVHFALCSGAYSDPAARVYTAKNIFQELKLAKREFIQASVYIHKEAKIFLPKILSYFAKDMSMDMHGLLKSISGCLTEAQRKAVSKCMKRKVDKYIHWLPQSSSFRYVIHGEFAKGR
- the LOC110669243 gene encoding uncharacterized protein LOC110669243 isoform X3 translates to MPGANCRSPYSSCPLYPHMSSSSVPDNEMRNNVLNMSPKLSSYRNSIVKSGNMLSSEASLNWNSENSEGFTPCVSIPSNGTPTLKSSDALRKEIATLEAEILHLERYLLSLYRTAFEEHMPATLNVPKNHMQYKNGSLSKVPVNQSHFNLRPHIENSNLIYHDQTSPAHGWASSDDQSCISSVHTTSRDQRNADSGRRSLAYHLGASCLVNSLNIPDRLSEDIMKCMSSIYCRLANPSHSHGGLSSPPSSLSSSSIFSSRYPCDNLSPQYSEDTTVHHQGLKEEGGPYAAMTEVLKICLDDNSFNYAAAMLKNFRSLVRSLEKVDPRKMKREEKIAFWINIHNALVMHVMVLMRFSWQAYLAYGTHNCVKGASILKAAYNIGGHCVNACVIQNSILGIRSHYSEPWLQTLFSPGRKSKTGSSCHVYALEYPEPLVHFALCSGAYSDPAARVYTAKNIFQELKLAKREFIQASVYIHKEAKIFLPKILSYFAKDMSMDMHGLLKSISGCLTEAQRKAVSKCMKRKVDKYIHWLPQSSSFRYVIHGEFAKGR
- the LOC110669243 gene encoding uncharacterized protein LOC110669243 isoform X2, yielding MPGANCRSPYSSCPLYPHMSSSSVPDNEMRNNVLNMSPKLSSYRNSRNQLIPRFIQRHFSLKKIVKSGNMLSSEASLNWNSENSEGFTPCVSIPSNGTPTLKSSDALRKEIATLEAEILHLERYLLSLYRTAFEEHMPATLNVPKNHMQYKNGSLSKVPVNQSHFNLRPHIENSNLIYHDQTSPAHGWASSDDQSCISSVHTTSRDQRNADSGRRSLAYHLGASCLVNSLNIPDRLSEDIMKCMSSIYCRLANPSHSHGGLSSPPSSLSSSSIFSSRYPCDNLSPQYSEDTTVHHQGLKEEGGPYAAMTEVLKICLDDNSFNYAAAMLKNFRSLVRSLEKVDPRKMKREEKIAFWINIHNALVMHAYLAYGTHNCVKGASILKAAYNIGGHCVNACVIQNSILGIRSHYSEPWLQTLFSPGRKSKTGSSCHVYALEYPEPLVHFALCSGAYSDPAARVYTAKNIFQELKLAKREFIQASVYIHKEAKIFLPKILSYFAKDMSMDMHGLLKSISGCLTEAQRKAVSKCMKRKVDKYIHWLPQSSSFRYVIHGEFAKGR
- the LOC110669243 gene encoding uncharacterized protein LOC110669243 isoform X4, which produces MPGANCRSPYSSCPLYPHMSSSSVPDNEMRNNVLNMSPKLSSYRNSIVKSGNMLSSEASLNWNSENSEGFTPCVSIPSNGTPTLKSSDALRKEIATLEAEILHLERYLLSLYRTAFEEHMPATLNVPKNHMQYKNGSLSKVPVNQSHFNLRPHIENSNLIYHDQTSPAHGWASSDDQSCISSVHTTSRDQRNADSGRRSLAYHLGASCLVNSLNIPDRLSEDIMKCMSSIYCRLANPSHSHGGLSSPPSSLSSSSIFSSRYPCDNLSPQYSEDTTVHHQGLKEEGGPYAAMTEVLKICLDDNSFNYAAAMLKNFRSLVRSLEKVDPRKMKREEKIAFWINIHNALVMHAYLAYGTHNCVKGASILKAAYNIGGHCVNACVIQNSILGIRSHYSEPWLQTLFSPGRKSKTGSSCHVYALEYPEPLVHFALCSGAYSDPAARVYTAKNIFQELKLAKREFIQASVYIHKEAKIFLPKILSYFAKDMSMDMHGLLKSISGCLTEAQRKAVSKCMKRKVDKYIHWLPQSSSFRYVIHGEFAKGR
- the LOC110669243 gene encoding uncharacterized protein LOC110669243 isoform X5, yielding MLSSEASLNWNSENSEGFTPCVSIPSNGTPTLKSSDALRKEIATLEAEILHLERYLLSLYRTAFEEHMPATLNVPKNHMQYKNGSLSKVPVNQSHFNLRPHIENSNLIYHDQTSPAHGWASSDDQSCISSVHTTSRDQRNADSGRRSLAYHLGASCLVNSLNIPDRLSEDIMKCMSSIYCRLANPSHSHGGLSSPPSSLSSSSIFSSRYPCDNLSPQYSEDTTVHHQGLKEEGGPYAAMTEVLKICLDDNSFNYAAAMLKNFRSLVRSLEKVDPRKMKREEKIAFWINIHNALVMHVMVLMRFSWQAYLAYGTHNCVKGASILKAAYNIGGHCVNACVIQNSILGIRSHYSEPWLQTLFSPGRKSKTGSSCHVYALEYPEPLVHFALCSGAYSDPAARVYTAKNIFQELKLAKREFIQASVYIHKEAKIFLPKILSYFAKDMSMDMHGLLKSISGCLTEAQRKAVSKCMKRKVDKYIHWLPQSSSFRYVIHGEFAKGR